In Actinoplanes sp. NBC_00393, a single genomic region encodes these proteins:
- a CDS encoding LCP family protein, translated as MDRSAKRRTPLWARLSIAAGCLLLAPVAVPAAVVLASPTAAVAGPLNFLLVGIDPRGSHTIPLADTILVAHIPADRHTTYLFSLPRDLVVQIPAFAPTGTPAQTAKINAAMALGSPVAGGNPSPAQGYTLLSRTVRNVTGIPKFDAGAIINFGGFQKVVAAMGGVKLAIDQDVPSEHRKPDGTPRDRLPSCQAGQKCLRPYTGPQMLYPKSDKPMRLNAWQSLDFVRQRYGLPRGDYDRQRHQRQFLTAVTRKIRSNPAKLLPVMAAAGDSLTVVGGGHSVAEWLRQLKNLSIKDLTTLDLPGAPLFEAGTYRGEQFPAEVQTFFTAVAEDRVAPFLLANPNLVQVDR; from the coding sequence GTGGACAGATCTGCGAAACGCCGTACCCCGCTGTGGGCCCGGCTCAGCATCGCCGCCGGCTGCCTCCTGCTGGCTCCCGTCGCCGTGCCCGCGGCGGTCGTGCTGGCCTCGCCGACGGCCGCCGTCGCCGGCCCGCTGAACTTCCTGCTGGTCGGCATCGACCCGCGCGGATCGCACACCATCCCGCTCGCCGACACCATCCTGGTGGCGCACATCCCCGCGGACCGGCACACCACCTACCTCTTCTCCCTGCCCCGCGACCTGGTCGTGCAGATCCCCGCCTTCGCCCCCACCGGCACCCCCGCCCAAACCGCCAAAATCAACGCCGCGATGGCCCTGGGCAGCCCGGTCGCAGGCGGCAACCCCAGCCCCGCCCAGGGCTACACACTGCTCTCCCGGACCGTCCGCAACGTCACCGGAATCCCGAAGTTCGACGCCGGCGCCATCATCAACTTCGGCGGCTTCCAGAAGGTCGTCGCCGCGATGGGCGGCGTCAAACTGGCCATCGACCAGGACGTCCCCTCCGAACACCGCAAGCCGGACGGCACCCCACGCGACCGCCTGCCCTCGTGCCAGGCCGGCCAGAAATGCCTGCGCCCGTACACCGGCCCGCAGATGCTGTATCCCAAGAGCGACAAACCGATGCGCCTCAACGCCTGGCAGTCCCTGGACTTCGTCCGCCAGCGCTACGGCCTACCCCGCGGCGACTACGACCGCCAGCGCCACCAGCGCCAGTTCCTCACCGCGGTGACCCGCAAGATCCGCAGCAACCCCGCGAAGCTGCTCCCGGTGATGGCCGCCGCCGGCGATTCCCTCACGGTGGTCGGCGGAGGCCATTCCGTAGCCGAATGGCTGCGACAGCTGAAGAACCTGAGCATCAAGGACCTGACCACCCTGGACCTGCCCGGCGCCCCATTGTTCGAGGCCGGCACCTACCGAGGCGAACAGTTCCCCGCCGAGGTGCAGACTTTTTTCACCGCCGTAGCCGAAGACCGGGTGGCCCCGTTCCTCCTGGCCAACCCCAACCTCGTCCAGGTCGACCGCTGA
- a CDS encoding hemerythrin domain-containing protein, which translates to MKSAEHEAHRRLTAFGHQLIEVHVWLRDLLDDLANGLDGYFAGRGLPATDLRAHCLAFCSALTRHHTGEDRGAFPAIAEEFPELRPVLTELRTDHNQIEWLLGNLRKLLDGLPEQPDPAAEAAVRAELEALSAVLQTHFIYEEKRLIAALNGMSVPEWREQRPAFLLHDD; encoded by the coding sequence ATGAAAAGCGCCGAACATGAAGCACACCGACGCCTGACCGCGTTCGGTCATCAGTTGATCGAGGTGCACGTCTGGCTGCGGGATCTGCTGGACGATCTGGCCAACGGCCTGGACGGCTATTTCGCCGGGCGAGGGCTGCCGGCCACTGATCTGCGGGCGCACTGCCTGGCGTTCTGTTCCGCGCTGACCCGGCATCACACCGGCGAGGACCGTGGCGCGTTCCCGGCGATCGCCGAGGAGTTCCCCGAGTTACGGCCGGTGCTCACCGAGCTGCGGACTGATCACAATCAAATCGAGTGGCTGCTCGGGAATCTGCGCAAGCTGCTCGACGGACTGCCGGAGCAGCCGGATCCGGCGGCGGAGGCCGCGGTGCGCGCGGAGCTGGAGGCGTTGTCGGCGGTGCTGCAGACGCACTTCATCTACGAGGAGAAGAGACTGATCGCCGCACTGAACGGCATGTCCGTGCCCGAGTGGCGGGAGCAGCGGCCGGCGTTCCTGCTGCACGACGACTGA
- a CDS encoding poly(ethylene terephthalate) hydrolase family protein codes for MRRLLVLLLIVTAGLSVASPAQAAPGGSGPYAADYETTIRLYNHTIYRPDTLPAGLLPIVVWGNGACRADGTWFENILKEFASHGFLVIANGRPGGTGSTDADMLIDAIDWAIAENTRLASRYRGKIDTTKVAVMGQSCGGLEAVEASADSRVDTSVFWNSGLLSDRNNAQLTRLHAPVAYFTGGPDDIAYPNAVDDYGRLPAGLPAFLGHLPVGHYGTFAETNGGEYGRVGSAWLRWQLKGDQSARALFTGPNCGLCSGTRWTVTSKNLA; via the coding sequence ATGAGACGACTTCTCGTGCTTCTGCTGATCGTCACCGCCGGGCTGTCCGTCGCGAGTCCGGCTCAGGCCGCGCCGGGCGGCTCCGGCCCCTATGCCGCCGACTACGAGACCACCATCCGCCTCTACAACCACACCATCTACCGCCCCGACACGCTCCCGGCCGGGCTGCTGCCGATCGTCGTCTGGGGCAACGGCGCCTGCCGCGCCGACGGCACCTGGTTCGAGAACATCCTCAAGGAGTTCGCCTCGCACGGCTTCCTGGTGATCGCCAACGGCCGGCCCGGCGGCACCGGCAGCACCGACGCCGACATGCTCATCGACGCCATCGACTGGGCGATCGCCGAGAACACGCGGCTCGCTTCCCGTTACCGCGGCAAGATCGACACCACCAAGGTGGCGGTGATGGGACAGTCCTGCGGCGGTCTGGAAGCCGTCGAAGCCAGCGCCGACAGCCGCGTCGACACCTCGGTGTTCTGGAACAGCGGCCTGCTCAGCGACCGCAACAACGCCCAGCTCACCCGGCTGCACGCCCCGGTCGCCTACTTCACCGGCGGGCCGGACGACATCGCGTACCCCAACGCTGTCGACGACTACGGCCGCCTGCCCGCCGGACTGCCCGCCTTCCTCGGGCACCTGCCGGTCGGTCACTACGGCACGTTCGCCGAGACCAACGGCGGCGAGTACGGCCGAGTCGGCTCCGCCTGGCTGAGGTGGCAGCTCAAGGGCGACCAGAGCGCCCGTGCCCTCTTCACCGGCCCGAACTGCGGATTGTGCTCCGGCACCCGCTGGACGGTCACCAGCAAGAACCTGGCCTGA
- a CDS encoding cation diffusion facilitator family transporter produces the protein MKPYDRFELPPDKAALHRKAVRLEWWTIVFFLVAVGLLAVTLGQSQAMKAAWIEDMLGLVPPAAFLIAARYRDRRPTERFPYGYHRSVSVAFLAGSVALLGLGAYVVYDSAMRLLARERAPIGLVEVFGQTFWLGWLMIAVLFATMVPAILLGRIKQRIARDLHDKVLFADAEMNRADWLTAGAAILGVLGIGAGLWWADAVAALVIGGDIVRDGVRTTRGAVADLMDDRPRVVDGSRPHPLPDQLLAAVRDHDWIADAWLRLRDEGHVFVGELLVVPRPDTDCLVQRLATLEEFVRSFDWRMHDLVIAPVAHIER, from the coding sequence GTGAAGCCCTACGACCGGTTCGAGCTGCCGCCGGACAAGGCCGCCCTGCACCGCAAAGCTGTCCGCCTGGAGTGGTGGACGATCGTGTTCTTCCTGGTCGCGGTCGGTCTGCTCGCGGTGACGCTGGGGCAGTCGCAGGCGATGAAGGCGGCCTGGATCGAGGACATGCTCGGCCTGGTCCCGCCCGCCGCGTTCCTGATCGCCGCCCGCTACCGCGACCGGCGGCCCACCGAACGGTTCCCGTACGGCTACCACCGCTCGGTCAGCGTCGCGTTCCTGGCCGGCTCGGTCGCGCTGCTCGGCCTCGGCGCCTACGTCGTCTACGACTCGGCGATGCGGCTGCTCGCCCGGGAACGCGCGCCGATCGGGCTGGTCGAGGTGTTCGGGCAGACGTTCTGGCTGGGCTGGCTGATGATCGCGGTGCTGTTCGCCACCATGGTCCCGGCGATCCTGCTCGGCCGGATCAAGCAGCGCATCGCGCGGGACCTCCACGACAAGGTGCTGTTCGCCGACGCCGAGATGAACCGGGCCGACTGGCTGACCGCCGGCGCGGCCATCCTCGGCGTGCTCGGCATCGGTGCCGGGCTGTGGTGGGCGGACGCTGTCGCGGCGCTGGTCATCGGCGGTGACATCGTGCGCGACGGTGTGCGCACGACCCGCGGGGCGGTGGCCGACCTGATGGACGACCGGCCGCGGGTGGTGGACGGCAGCCGGCCGCATCCGCTGCCGGACCAGCTGCTCGCCGCGGTCCGCGACCACGACTGGATCGCCGACGCCTGGCTGCGGCTGCGCGACGAGGGGCACGTGTTCGTCGGGGAGTTGCTGGTGGTGCCGCGGCCGGACACCGACTGCCTGGTGCAGCGGCTGGCCACCCTCGAGGAGTTCGTCCGCTCCTTCGACTGGCGGATGCACGACCTGGTGATCGCGCCGGTGGCTCACATCGAGCGCTGA
- a CDS encoding transporter substrate-binding domain-containing protein, which yields MRRIVAALAAVLWLLGGCGWPRDTGQTLADVRGGVLRVGVAENEPWTRTTDSGEPAGAEVALVKRLAQRLEARVEWYPGSESALMPALKDRVLDLVIGGLDAKSPWIEQASLTRPYVTMRTLVAAPAGTTVPDDLAGVRVAVQAGTAEVAVMTAEDAQVVAVPEITGKEGLPVVVGEWRVAELGLRETGHETGSADHVWAVPPGENGWQVEVERFLLSLRHEDVTALLAEAEK from the coding sequence ATGCGCAGGATCGTCGCGGCCCTGGCCGCGGTGTTGTGGCTGCTGGGCGGGTGCGGCTGGCCGCGCGACACCGGGCAGACGCTGGCCGACGTGCGTGGCGGGGTGCTGCGGGTGGGTGTCGCGGAGAACGAGCCGTGGACCCGGACCACCGATTCCGGTGAGCCGGCCGGGGCCGAGGTTGCGCTGGTCAAGCGGCTGGCGCAGCGGTTGGAGGCGCGTGTCGAATGGTATCCGGGCTCGGAGTCCGCGCTGATGCCGGCGCTGAAGGACCGGGTCCTCGATCTGGTGATCGGCGGGCTGGACGCGAAGTCGCCGTGGATCGAGCAGGCGTCGCTGACCAGGCCTTATGTCACGATGCGCACGCTGGTGGCGGCACCGGCCGGCACCACGGTCCCGGACGACCTCGCCGGGGTACGCGTGGCCGTGCAGGCCGGCACCGCCGAGGTGGCCGTGATGACGGCCGAGGACGCGCAGGTCGTCGCCGTTCCCGAGATAACCGGCAAGGAGGGTTTACCGGTGGTGGTCGGCGAGTGGCGCGTCGCTGAGCTCGGGTTACGCGAGACCGGCCATGAGACCGGCTCGGCCGACCACGTGTGGGCGGTGCCGCCGGGGGAGAACGGCTGGCAGGTCGAGGTCGAGCGGTTCCTGCTCTCGTTGCGGCACGAGGACGTGACCGCGCTGCTGGCGGAGGCGGAGAAGTGA
- a CDS encoding globin domain-containing protein, whose protein sequence is MADLTNVLKESWSLVEDRSDRVVEHFYARLFLAYPHLREMFPVQMQVQRDRLLAAIVAAVRMCDDPVRLDEHLRSLGRDHRKYDVRPEHYAQVKVCLLDAIRTHAGERWNDVYEQVWSDVYDLMAEKMIAGAAEDDEPPYWDAQVLSHERRGADIAVFTCRPRQPFTFRAGQYVSLECAYKPRMWRTYSIANSPQPDGTLEFHVRAAEAGWVSSALVRRLRAGDTVRLAAPMGSMTLDTASRRDVVLVTGGTGLAPAKALLGELVKYNRTRWVHLFRGERRSDGFYDQENLDRIAERYPWLSIVRAVSDEPGFRGEQGKIHDVLSRHGPWRDHDFYVSGAAPMVRATLSRLAEMSIPSTRIRYDAFTDS, encoded by the coding sequence ATGGCTGACCTGACGAACGTGCTCAAGGAGAGCTGGAGCCTGGTCGAGGACCGCAGCGACCGGGTAGTGGAGCATTTCTACGCGCGGCTGTTCCTGGCCTACCCGCATCTGCGCGAGATGTTCCCGGTGCAGATGCAGGTGCAACGCGACCGGCTGCTGGCCGCGATCGTCGCGGCCGTGCGGATGTGTGACGACCCGGTACGCCTCGACGAGCACCTGCGCTCCCTCGGGCGGGACCACCGCAAGTACGACGTGCGGCCGGAACACTACGCCCAGGTCAAGGTGTGTCTGCTCGACGCGATCCGGACCCACGCCGGCGAGCGGTGGAACGACGTCTACGAGCAGGTCTGGAGCGACGTCTACGACCTGATGGCGGAGAAGATGATCGCGGGCGCGGCCGAGGACGACGAGCCGCCGTACTGGGATGCGCAGGTGCTCAGCCACGAGCGGCGCGGCGCCGACATCGCGGTGTTCACCTGCCGGCCGCGGCAGCCGTTCACGTTCCGCGCCGGGCAGTACGTCAGCCTGGAGTGCGCGTACAAGCCGCGGATGTGGCGCACCTATTCGATCGCGAACAGTCCGCAGCCGGACGGCACCCTGGAGTTCCACGTGCGGGCGGCCGAGGCCGGGTGGGTGTCCAGCGCGCTGGTGCGCCGGCTGCGCGCCGGGGACACGGTACGCCTGGCCGCTCCGATGGGCTCGATGACGCTGGACACCGCGTCGCGCCGCGACGTCGTGCTGGTCACCGGCGGCACCGGGCTGGCCCCGGCGAAGGCGCTGCTCGGTGAGCTGGTGAAGTACAACCGGACCCGCTGGGTGCACCTGTTCCGCGGCGAGCGGCGCAGCGACGGCTTCTACGACCAGGAGAACCTGGACCGGATCGCCGAACGGTACCCGTGGCTGAGCATCGTGCGGGCGGTCAGCGACGAGCCGGGCTTCCGGGGGGAGCAGGGCAAGATCCACGACGTGCTGTCCCGGCACGGCCCGTGGCGCGACCACGACTTCTACGTCTCCGGGGCCGCGCCGATGGTGCGGGCCACCCTGAGCCGGCTCGCCGAGATGAGCATCCCGTCCACCCGCATCCGGTACGACGCGTTCACCGACAGCTGA
- a CDS encoding pyridoxamine 5'-phosphate oxidase family protein, with protein sequence MTTSQGERMLQETLGTRPRAERFYRRQMLDHLNEPMREFIGRQRMMFLATSDGNGACDSTLRSGPPGFVTVLDAHRLAWPEYRGNGVLASRGNILENPHAGLLFVDFLDEVIGLHVNGRASLASALPDVAATPGRRVEQWVVVEVEEAYIHCAKNIPHLQPVTDRPRPLSRRSDFFSVARARPAVPAPRARRAALHLLLRQLWRHR encoded by the coding sequence TTGACCACCTCCCAGGGCGAGCGCATGCTCCAGGAAACCCTCGGCACCCGCCCGCGCGCCGAACGCTTCTACCGCCGGCAGATGCTGGACCACCTGAACGAGCCGATGCGCGAGTTCATCGGCCGCCAGCGGATGATGTTCCTGGCCACCAGCGACGGGAACGGCGCCTGCGACAGCACGTTGCGTTCCGGGCCGCCCGGTTTCGTCACCGTCCTGGACGCCCACCGGCTGGCCTGGCCGGAGTACCGCGGCAACGGCGTGCTGGCCAGCCGCGGCAACATCCTGGAGAACCCGCACGCCGGTCTGCTCTTCGTCGACTTCCTCGACGAGGTGATCGGCCTGCACGTCAACGGCCGGGCGTCGCTGGCCTCCGCGCTGCCGGACGTCGCTGCCACACCGGGACGCCGTGTCGAGCAGTGGGTGGTCGTCGAGGTCGAGGAGGCGTACATCCATTGCGCCAAGAACATCCCCCACCTGCAGCCGGTCACCGACCGCCCACGCCCGCTGTCGCGCCGATCCGATTTCTTCTCGGTCGCCCGGGCCCGCCCGGCGGTGCCGGCGCCCCGGGCCCGCCGTGCGGCCCTGCATCTGCTGCTGCGTCAGCTATGGCGTCACCGGTAG
- a CDS encoding alpha/beta fold hydrolase: MATVRVNGVTLCYEEYGAGPPILGIHGTGSSARLWEGAVPELSARGRLILYDRRGGGRSERGAGSGRTGVGQHADDAYALLRELDALPAVMVGRSYGGEVALELARRCPSVATALILLEPAIPALSASMRLWWRAVTGRINHIARADGPGVAAECFAREMLGDDGWKELPAEIHELFRSNGPAVLAEINGDWTVPDAASLAGLTLPTLLISADDSPAAFRAADRALAEILPRVRHERVPGGHLVDPAGPAVLAFLDDVLTTTTS, encoded by the coding sequence ATGGCTACGGTCAGGGTGAATGGGGTCACCCTGTGCTATGAGGAGTACGGGGCGGGGCCGCCGATCCTGGGGATTCACGGGACCGGGAGTTCGGCGCGGCTGTGGGAGGGCGCGGTTCCGGAGCTGTCGGCGCGGGGGCGGCTGATTCTCTACGACCGGCGCGGCGGCGGGCGCAGCGAACGCGGGGCCGGGTCCGGGCGGACCGGGGTCGGGCAGCATGCCGATGATGCGTACGCGCTGCTGCGTGAACTGGATGCGCTGCCGGCCGTGATGGTGGGCCGCAGCTACGGCGGTGAGGTGGCGCTGGAACTGGCCCGGCGCTGCCCGTCGGTGGCGACCGCGCTGATCCTGCTGGAACCGGCCATCCCCGCGCTGTCGGCGTCGATGCGGCTGTGGTGGCGGGCGGTGACCGGCCGGATCAATCACATCGCCCGGGCGGACGGGCCGGGTGTCGCGGCCGAGTGTTTCGCCCGGGAGATGCTGGGCGACGACGGCTGGAAGGAACTGCCGGCCGAGATCCACGAGCTGTTCCGCAGCAACGGGCCGGCCGTGCTCGCCGAGATCAACGGTGACTGGACGGTCCCGGATGCCGCGAGTCTGGCCGGGCTGACCCTGCCCACGCTGCTGATCTCGGCGGATGACTCGCCGGCGGCGTTCCGGGCGGCCGACCGCGCGCTGGCCGAGATCCTGCCGCGGGTCCGCCACGAGCGGGTGCCCGGCGGCCACCTGGTCGACCCGGCAGGACCGGCGGTGCTGGCGTTCCTGGACGACGTCTTGACGACGACGACATCCTGA
- a CDS encoding TraR/DksA family transcriptional regulator: protein MVRDELLRLRASTEAEAAILARDLEALFVASRDSNADDEHDPEGATIGFERAQLTALLAAARERIAEVDDALRRVDAATYGICERCGQPIAEERLVARPFARCCVTCA from the coding sequence ATGGTGCGGGATGAGCTGCTGCGACTACGGGCGAGCACGGAAGCCGAGGCGGCGATCCTGGCCCGCGATCTGGAAGCGCTGTTCGTGGCGTCGCGGGATTCCAATGCGGATGACGAACACGACCCGGAGGGCGCCACCATCGGTTTCGAGCGCGCCCAGCTGACCGCGCTGCTGGCCGCCGCACGGGAGCGGATCGCCGAGGTCGACGACGCGCTGCGCCGGGTCGACGCGGCCACCTACGGCATCTGCGAACGATGTGGACAGCCGATCGCCGAGGAGCGGCTCGTTGCGCGGCCGTTCGCCCGCTGCTGTGTGACGTGCGCCTGA
- a CDS encoding carboxypeptidase-like regulatory domain-containing protein, which yields MRRSLRARVGLAILSGVLAAGALTAPAAAAEGTAIAGTVTDASGQPAAAVFVIVENVDGSANYLQTDESGAYSASVSPGSYRVSFQWNAHTQWAHQRVTADTANIFAVAEGETVRVDDQLLAPGAVNGHITKADGSPVPGAWVTLRRDGVPIVGATTDENGFYSIGEALPGEYQVAFEWNGLHHLPDTATVAAGTTTTVNGSLPQETTLLVKAVDSVTGAPVGAFCVEAWDLEEAVCSDAGDAVSVTGLSAGQARFNVVPSGSDYYLAERSLSATLTANEVTTVTVPLVFGGQIAVNATDRASGQPVDRTCYLIRAIGRPGNFSQGCTAADGAGKLDRPVAPGTYEVFVIAPRAYGHQWLGKSGGTGDQKQAARIVVKPGRTAKTPTVLLDPPGTITGVVTGADGTPLKGVGVHHHARSLHEWDGVNTDASGRYVISGLGPYAWPLNFSGSNTHPDQWSGNAGNRFQAVKIPVTAGGSSTYDIKLAKGSTLRGTIKPGSPEVRLIAHNAATGDPVGVFHGYDDGNAVTSYEMSLIGPQQVKILWDLYDGTDGKTWHAGATDISTATKVGIPASGVKKLNLTHK from the coding sequence TTGCGCAGATCACTCCGAGCCCGGGTCGGGCTCGCCATCCTGTCCGGTGTCCTGGCCGCCGGTGCGCTGACCGCCCCCGCGGCCGCCGCCGAAGGCACCGCCATCGCCGGCACTGTCACCGATGCATCCGGCCAGCCGGCGGCCGCGGTCTTCGTGATCGTCGAGAACGTCGACGGGAGTGCCAACTACCTGCAGACCGACGAGAGCGGCGCCTACTCGGCCAGCGTCTCGCCCGGCTCCTACCGGGTCTCGTTCCAATGGAACGCGCACACCCAGTGGGCACATCAGCGAGTCACCGCTGACACGGCGAACATCTTCGCGGTCGCCGAGGGCGAGACCGTACGGGTCGACGACCAGCTGCTGGCACCCGGCGCCGTGAACGGCCACATCACCAAGGCGGACGGCAGTCCCGTGCCCGGAGCATGGGTCACCCTGCGACGGGACGGCGTGCCGATCGTCGGCGCCACCACTGACGAGAACGGCTTCTACTCCATCGGCGAAGCACTGCCCGGCGAGTATCAGGTGGCGTTCGAGTGGAACGGCCTTCACCACCTGCCGGACACGGCCACCGTGGCCGCCGGCACGACCACCACAGTGAACGGTTCGCTGCCGCAGGAGACGACGCTGCTCGTCAAGGCCGTCGACTCGGTCACCGGGGCGCCGGTGGGCGCTTTCTGCGTGGAGGCGTGGGACCTCGAGGAGGCGGTCTGCAGTGACGCGGGCGACGCTGTCTCGGTCACCGGACTGTCGGCCGGCCAGGCCCGCTTCAACGTGGTGCCGAGCGGCTCCGACTACTACCTCGCCGAGCGGAGTCTGTCCGCCACCCTGACCGCCAACGAGGTCACCACGGTTACGGTGCCGCTGGTCTTCGGTGGTCAGATCGCGGTCAACGCCACCGACCGGGCTTCCGGGCAGCCGGTCGACCGCACGTGCTACCTCATCCGGGCGATCGGGCGCCCGGGGAACTTCAGCCAGGGCTGCACGGCCGCCGACGGCGCCGGGAAGCTCGACCGGCCGGTCGCGCCCGGGACGTACGAGGTCTTCGTGATCGCCCCGCGCGCCTACGGTCACCAGTGGCTGGGCAAGTCGGGCGGCACGGGCGACCAGAAGCAGGCGGCCCGGATCGTCGTCAAGCCGGGCAGGACGGCGAAGACGCCGACCGTGCTGCTCGACCCGCCCGGCACGATCACCGGCGTGGTGACCGGAGCCGACGGCACGCCGCTGAAGGGTGTCGGCGTTCACCACCATGCCCGCTCGCTCCACGAGTGGGACGGGGTCAACACGGACGCCTCCGGTCGCTACGTGATCAGCGGGCTCGGGCCGTACGCCTGGCCGCTGAACTTCTCGGGCAGCAACACCCACCCCGATCAGTGGTCCGGGAACGCGGGAAACCGCTTCCAGGCCGTCAAGATCCCGGTCACCGCGGGCGGCAGCAGCACCTATGACATCAAGCTGGCGAAGGGATCGACGCTGCGCGGCACCATCAAGCCGGGATCCCCGGAGGTACGGCTGATCGCGCACAACGCGGCCACCGGCGACCCGGTCGGCGTCTTCCACGGCTACGACGACGGCAACGCCGTGACGTCGTACGAAATGTCGCTGATCGGCCCTCAGCAGGTGAAGATCCTCTGGGATCTGTACGACGGGACCGACGGCAAGACGTGGCACGCCGGCGCGACCGACATCAGCACTGCTACCAAGGTCGGCATCCCGGCTTCCGGGGTGAAGAAGCTCAACCTGACGCACAAGTGA
- a CDS encoding phosphatase PAP2 family protein, with translation MTTQSSETRPADRLARLLTEILSPAVLVATVLIAVAWHAADTALTALFWGVIAAAAASFLPIAYILHGVRRGAWTDRHVGVRSQRTLPLLVCLGSTASGTLALYAAGAPRDLLALIACMAAALVVATPITLLARWKISIHALVAAGVAVTFTVVFGPWLSFTWPLAAAVGWSRIRLGDHTPAQVLAGALVGACATGLLYPELR, from the coding sequence ATGACGACGCAGTCCTCTGAAACCCGCCCCGCCGACCGCCTCGCCCGGCTCCTCACCGAAATCCTCTCGCCCGCCGTGCTGGTAGCCACCGTCCTGATCGCCGTTGCCTGGCACGCTGCCGACACCGCACTGACCGCACTGTTCTGGGGCGTCATAGCGGCCGCCGCAGCCAGCTTCCTGCCGATCGCCTACATCCTTCACGGCGTCCGCCGAGGCGCCTGGACCGACCGCCACGTAGGCGTCCGCTCCCAGCGCACCCTGCCCCTGCTGGTATGCCTGGGCTCCACCGCCTCCGGCACGCTGGCCCTCTACGCCGCCGGCGCCCCTCGCGACCTGCTGGCCCTCATCGCCTGCATGGCCGCCGCCCTGGTGGTAGCCACCCCGATCACCCTGCTGGCCCGCTGGAAGATCTCCATCCACGCCCTGGTAGCGGCCGGCGTAGCAGTGACCTTCACCGTCGTCTTCGGTCCATGGCTGAGCTTCACCTGGCCCCTGGCCGCCGCCGTAGGCTGGTCCCGCATCCGCCTGGGAGACCACACCCCAGCCCAGGTCCTGGCCGGCGCCCTCGTAGGCGCCTGCGCCACAGGTTTGCTCTACCCCGAACTACGCTGA
- a CDS encoding MAB_1171c family putative transporter, whose product MSDYTPLLAGAVAFAALIPKTTQLLRDPRNPGLRATCGVLASLGVAQVISCKPVYHAIGQLSGVPNLGRYVIHLCALIAAAAVQSLFLHLGDPATARRRAAHRWLLLAVVAAVMGAVFLIADFAVEDAEHFADRYAGAPWMREYMISFLAYLALAMVDIMRMSLRYSRQLPASALRAGLRLLSTGALVGLIYVVHKGFFILVVSLGGAVPWSERPVSRALIGLGITLVSVGLVLPTIVRTAGALRQWPGQYRRYRAMYPLWRALHDLDSGATLHPPRRRPPLTTLGVETYRRVIEILDGLRSHDGYLDPSAGASAAAAAIAAGQTPASARAAGDAASIAAMLNYLTGTPPERRRPPTSSAGLPLLDDSDLDASVQHLAAVSRLLPAALARAEQATPARAQRQTPDDDPLAPAHPAP is encoded by the coding sequence GTGAGCGACTACACCCCGCTGCTCGCCGGCGCGGTCGCGTTCGCCGCCCTCATCCCGAAGACCACCCAGCTGCTGCGGGATCCGCGCAACCCCGGCCTGCGCGCCACCTGCGGTGTGCTGGCCAGCCTCGGTGTCGCCCAGGTCATCTCGTGCAAGCCCGTCTACCACGCGATCGGGCAGCTCAGCGGGGTCCCGAACCTCGGCCGCTATGTCATCCACCTGTGCGCGCTGATCGCCGCGGCCGCCGTACAGTCGCTGTTCCTGCACCTGGGCGACCCGGCAACCGCCCGGCGCCGGGCCGCCCACCGCTGGCTGCTGCTCGCCGTCGTCGCCGCCGTGATGGGCGCCGTCTTCCTGATCGCCGATTTCGCGGTGGAGGACGCGGAGCACTTCGCCGATCGGTACGCGGGCGCGCCCTGGATGCGCGAATACATGATCAGCTTCCTGGCGTATCTGGCGCTGGCCATGGTCGACATCATGCGGATGTCCCTTCGCTACTCCCGGCAGCTGCCCGCATCAGCCCTGCGCGCCGGGTTGCGCCTGCTCAGCACCGGCGCTCTGGTCGGGCTGATCTACGTCGTACACAAAGGCTTCTTCATCCTGGTGGTCTCCCTCGGCGGCGCCGTGCCGTGGTCGGAACGTCCGGTCTCGCGCGCCCTGATCGGCCTCGGCATCACCCTGGTCAGCGTCGGTCTGGTCCTCCCCACGATCGTCCGCACCGCCGGTGCCCTGCGCCAATGGCCCGGTCAGTACCGCCGTTACCGCGCCATGTATCCGCTGTGGCGGGCCTTGCACGACCTCGACAGCGGCGCCACCCTGCATCCGCCACGCCGTCGCCCGCCTCTGACCACCCTCGGCGTCGAAACCTACCGCCGGGTCATCGAGATCCTCGACGGCCTACGCAGCCACGACGGCTACCTGGACCCATCGGCCGGCGCCTCAGCCGCCGCCGCAGCCATCGCCGCAGGCCAGACCCCCGCATCAGCCCGGGCCGCCGGGGACGCCGCCAGCATCGCAGCAATGCTCAACTACTTGACGGGTACGCCGCCCGAGCGCCGCCGCCCCCCAACTTCCTCAGCCGGCCTCCCGCTCCTCGACGACTCCGACCTGGACGCCAGCGTCCAACACTTGGCGGCTGTCTCCCGCCTGCTTCCTGCCGCCTTGGCCCGCGCTGAGCAGGCCACCCCGGCCCGCGCCCAGCGGCAGACCCCCGACGACGACCCGCTCGCCCCGGCCCACCCCGCCCCATGA